A window from Bacillota bacterium encodes these proteins:
- a CDS encoding cell division protein SepF — MTVGRRKLVDRVLNFMGFEDEGPEQVQEERVPRESPDPKKKATVVNLHAQRQTRVVVVEPKLFDEAQEIAEHLKNRRPVIVNLERVDTDIARRIVDFVSGATLALNGAQQKVGGGIFLFVPNNVDIEGKTQAPERGIFPWIK, encoded by the coding sequence CTGACGGTGGGAAGAAGAAAACTGGTGGACCGGGTCCTGAATTTCATGGGTTTTGAGGATGAAGGGCCGGAACAGGTGCAGGAGGAGCGGGTGCCGCGGGAGAGCCCGGACCCCAAGAAGAAGGCCACCGTGGTAAATCTCCACGCGCAGCGGCAGACACGAGTGGTGGTGGTGGAGCCCAAGTTGTTCGACGAGGCCCAGGAAATCGCCGAGCACTTGAAAAACCGGCGCCCCGTGATCGTAAACCTGGAACGCGTGGACACCGACATCGCCCGGCGGATCGTGGACTTTGTGAGCGGTGCCACTTTGGCGTTGAACGGAGCCCAGCAGAAGGTGGGCGGGGGCATCTTTCTGTTCGTGCCCAACAACGTGGACATCGAAGGCAAAACCCAGGCGCCGGAACGGGGGATTTTCCCCTGGATCAAGTAA
- the proC gene encoding pyrroline-5-carboxylate reductase: protein MTVERFKVGIAGGGAMGEALVRGLLAAGTHSPAELMVSEVYGPRREYLERETGIGTVAENQRLVEFGEVLILAVKPHVVGDVAAEIRSGLRPSQTVISIAAGVSLEYIEESLGEGFPVIRVMPNTPALVGAAASAYCLGRYAGSRDEARARTVLEAVGLAVQVEERLLDAVTGLSGSGPAYMFLVLESLADGAVRMGLPRNVSAMLAAQTMYGAAKMALETGEHAGRLKDMVVTPGGTTAAGLFALEVGGVRAALQRAVQEATERAREINKRGGS from the coding sequence TTGACCGTAGAGCGTTTCAAAGTCGGCATTGCCGGCGGCGGGGCCATGGGGGAAGCCTTGGTGCGGGGCCTCTTAGCGGCCGGCACGCATTCTCCGGCAGAACTGATGGTCAGCGAGGTGTACGGGCCGCGGCGGGAGTATCTGGAACGGGAAACCGGGATTGGGACCGTGGCGGAAAACCAGCGGCTGGTGGAATTCGGCGAGGTGCTGATCCTGGCCGTGAAACCGCATGTTGTCGGTGACGTGGCCGCCGAGATCAGGTCCGGATTGCGGCCGTCGCAGACGGTGATCAGTATCGCGGCCGGGGTGAGTCTGGAATATATTGAAGAAAGCTTAGGCGAAGGTTTCCCGGTGATCCGGGTGATGCCGAACACGCCGGCCTTGGTGGGCGCGGCGGCGAGTGCCTACTGTCTTGGGCGTTACGCCGGTTCCCGCGACGAGGCCCGGGCCCGAACCGTACTGGAGGCGGTGGGCCTGGCGGTCCAGGTTGAGGAACGGTTGCTGGATGCCGTAACCGGTTTGAGCGGCAGCGGCCCGGCATACATGTTCCTGGTTCTGGAGTCCTTGGCCGACGGGGCGGTAAGAATGGGCCTGCCGCGTAACGTCAGCGCTATGTTGGCGGCCCAGACCATGTACGGGGCGGCGAAGATGGCACTGGAGACGGGTGAACACGCGGGACGGTTGAAAGACATGGTTGTTACCCCGGGCGGCACAACGGCGGCCGGTCTGTTTGCGCTGGAAGTGGGGGGCGTGCGGGCGGCGCTGCAACGGGCGGTGCAGGAGGCTACCGAAAGAGCCCGGGAGATTAATAAGCGGGGTGGATCATGA
- a CDS encoding YggT family protein, which yields MSLIVDVVSTAFSVYSLLIIGRILLSWIPHNPYNPVVRFVYELTDPYLNIFRRVIPPLGMIDISPIVALLVLHLIRSVIITLLI from the coding sequence ATGAGCCTTATAGTCGACGTAGTCAGTACGGCTTTCAGCGTCTATTCCTTACTGATCATCGGCCGGATTTTGCTTTCCTGGATCCCGCACAATCCATACAACCCGGTGGTCCGGTTCGTGTACGAATTGACGGATCCCTATCTGAACATCTTCCGGCGCGTCATCCCGCCGCTCGGGATGATTGATATTTCCCCCATTGTGGCGCTGCTGGTCTTGCACCTGATCCGGTCGGTTATCATAACGCTTCTGATTTAG
- a CDS encoding DivIVA domain-containing protein codes for MVTPLEIKKKEFRRCFRGYDDQEVDNFLDRVAAAIETLLKENEELKDAVERAEQNVSNYREIENALQQTLVFAQKNAQELRENVQKEADVIRSEARTAAEAIRHEAAQKAELLLEESRRKAEEITLQAHRQAEQSLEAAQRQVDELLQEYRQMKKQVKAFRDQFRSFLETQLELLDDQEHGVAREMKPVISEESRGVEPGTAGAEPDVGGTEPQPETRQLKPIAGGKS; via the coding sequence ATGGTCACGCCGCTGGAAATCAAAAAGAAAGAGTTCCGGCGCTGTTTCCGGGGCTATGACGACCAGGAAGTGGACAACTTCCTGGACCGGGTGGCGGCCGCTATCGAAACGCTGCTCAAGGAAAACGAAGAACTCAAGGATGCCGTGGAACGGGCGGAGCAGAACGTCTCCAACTACCGGGAGATAGAAAACGCGTTGCAGCAGACTCTGGTGTTTGCCCAGAAAAACGCCCAGGAACTGAGGGAAAACGTGCAGAAAGAAGCGGATGTCATCCGGAGCGAGGCCCGGACGGCGGCCGAAGCGATTCGCCACGAGGCGGCGCAGAAGGCCGAGTTGCTTCTTGAGGAATCCCGGCGAAAGGCGGAAGAAATCACGCTACAGGCTCACCGGCAGGCCGAACAGTCTCTGGAAGCGGCCCAACGTCAGGTGGACGAGCTTCTTCAGGAGTACCGGCAAATGAAAAAACAAGTAAAGGCTTTTCGGGATCAGTTCCGGTCTTTTTTGGAGACCCAACTCGAACTGCTTGATGACCAGGAACACGGAGTGGCCCGGGAGATGAAGCCGGTGATTTCGGAAGAGAGCAGGGGGGTTGAGCCTGGTACCGCAGGGGCCGAGCCTGACGTGGGGGGAACCGAACCCCAGCCAGAAACCCGGCAGTTGAAGCCGATAGCCGGCGGCAAATCCTAA